The Mycteria americana isolate JAX WOST 10 ecotype Jacksonville Zoo and Gardens chromosome 25, USCA_MyAme_1.0, whole genome shotgun sequence genome includes a window with the following:
- the LOC142420654 gene encoding feather keratin 3-like encodes MSCYDLCPPKTSVAVPQPIAESCNELCARQCPDSTAFIQPPPVVVTFPGPILSSFPQQAVVGSSGAPAFGGSLGLGGLYGAGATLGSGGLCTFGRPYASPACSPCVLPRYSKKLWDTCGPC; translated from the coding sequence atgtcttgctacgacctgtgcccaccgaaaaccagcgtcgccgtcccccagcccatcgctgagagctgcaacgagctgtgcgcccgccagtgccccgactccacggccttcatccagccgccccccgtcgtcgtcaccttccccggccccatcctcagctccttcccccagcaagccgtggtgggctcctctggagcacccgcctttgggggctccctggggctggggggcctctacggtgccggagccacgctgggctcggggggcctctgcacctttggcagaccctacgcttctcctgcctgcagcccttgcgtcttgccccgctacagcaagaagctgtgggacacctgtgggccctgctag